The following proteins come from a genomic window of Microbacterium sp. SY138:
- a CDS encoding ATP-dependent zinc protease has protein sequence MYQVSRTTPHSNTLTGWREWVSLPDLGVDWLKAKIDTGARTSSLHAFDIVEFEQDEQPWVRFKVKPWQDSQEDAVVVECPIHDRRAVRSSSGHAQERLVVELLIRLVDREVLAEVTLSNRDEMGFRMLIGREALRRGYVVDPARSFLGGRAPREARRRNRGRD, from the coding sequence ATGTATCAGGTGAGTAGGACTACCCCCCATTCAAACACCCTTACGGGGTGGCGAGAATGGGTGAGCCTGCCCGATCTCGGAGTGGACTGGCTGAAGGCCAAGATCGACACGGGTGCGCGCACGTCGTCTCTGCATGCTTTCGACATCGTGGAGTTCGAACAGGACGAGCAGCCGTGGGTGCGGTTCAAGGTCAAGCCCTGGCAGGACAGCCAGGAGGACGCGGTCGTCGTCGAATGCCCGATCCATGATCGTCGTGCGGTGCGGAGCTCGTCCGGGCACGCCCAGGAACGCCTCGTGGTCGAGCTGCTGATCCGGCTGGTGGACCGCGAGGTGCTGGCGGAGGTCACCCTGAGCAACCGCGACGAGATGGGCTTCCGGATGCTCATCGGCCGGGAGGCGCTGCGCCGCGGCTACGTGGTCGACCCCGCCCGCTCGTTCCTCGGCGGACGAGCCCCGCGCGAAGCACGTCGGCGCAACCGCGGGCGAGACTGA
- a CDS encoding DUF1214 domain-containing protein translates to MSATKVNVRNFARAESDLMFSRLAAGSTLGTWNHTRELKSLDDQPIIRQNRDTLYSSAIIDVREGVTLTLPDTGGRYISAFVVNQDHYAPFLLREPGAHALTRAAVGTDHAAVLVRILVDPNDAEDIAEVNRLQDALRLVGGGSGEFPLPEYDEPSQSETRGALLTLGRGVSTYDRAFGTREEVDPVMHLLGVAGGWGGLPEYEATYISVDEGLPVGDYRLRLTDVPVDAFWSVSLYNAAGYFEENELGVNSINSLTATADDDGGITIHFGAHPAGLTNALVVMPGWNYTLRLYRPRLSVLDGTWVAPRPETI, encoded by the coding sequence ATGTCAGCCACGAAGGTGAACGTCCGCAACTTCGCTCGTGCCGAGTCCGACTTGATGTTCTCCCGGCTCGCCGCCGGGAGCACGCTCGGGACCTGGAATCACACGCGAGAGCTGAAGTCGCTCGACGATCAGCCCATCATCCGGCAGAACCGGGACACTCTCTACAGCAGCGCCATCATCGATGTGCGCGAAGGAGTCACGCTCACGCTGCCCGACACGGGTGGCCGTTACATCTCCGCCTTTGTCGTGAATCAGGATCACTACGCGCCGTTCCTGTTACGCGAGCCCGGCGCCCATGCGCTCACACGCGCAGCCGTCGGAACCGACCACGCGGCGGTCCTGGTCCGCATCCTCGTCGACCCGAACGACGCCGAAGACATCGCCGAGGTGAATCGCCTCCAGGACGCTCTTCGTCTCGTGGGCGGCGGATCGGGGGAGTTCCCGCTGCCTGAGTACGACGAGCCGTCGCAGTCGGAGACCCGTGGTGCTCTGCTCACTCTCGGGCGCGGCGTCTCGACTTACGATCGTGCGTTCGGCACGAGGGAGGAAGTGGATCCCGTCATGCACCTGCTGGGCGTCGCCGGCGGATGGGGCGGCCTGCCCGAGTACGAGGCGACCTACATCAGCGTTGACGAGGGCCTGCCGGTCGGGGACTATCGTCTGCGTTTGACGGACGTTCCCGTCGACGCCTTCTGGTCCGTCTCGCTCTACAACGCCGCCGGCTACTTCGAGGAGAACGAGCTCGGGGTGAACAGTATCAACAGCCTGACGGCGACCGCGGACGACGACGGCGGGATCACCATCCACTTCGGTGCGCACCCTGCCGGCCTCACGAACGCGCTGGTCGTCATGCCGGGGTGGAACTACACACTGCGCCTCTACCGACCGCGCCTGTCCGTGCTCGACGGCACGTGGGTCGCGCCCCGGCCCGAAACGATCTGA
- a CDS encoding AI-2E family transporter encodes MRRRRVTANTELRASAEPRSSQPSNAVAAYARTNPFMFGLLGALGVLVALGIGSVVGQLATVLVYIGVAVFLALGLDPIVTFIEKKLPRPAAVTIVVAAVILAFAGVILAIVPLLVEQISNLIKDGPQMIKDFMASDWFKDVSGQFGSTIDDAVQGILGFVQDPNNFLDIGGGVFAVGAGIAGGFTGITIVLILTLYFMASLRSMKHVAARFVPAYQRDTFSGLLEDVSGAVGRYVIGQVSLALINGILSLIFLSIIGAPVPALLALIAFIGSMIPLVGTLTASIINSLICLFVSPLTALIAIIYYLIYMQIEAYVLSPRIMSKAVAVPGALVVIAAVAGAALGGILGALVAIPVAASIIIIIQKVTFPAQDRKIVPPPVTR; translated from the coding sequence ATGCGCCGTAGAAGAGTGACCGCGAACACCGAGCTGCGCGCGTCGGCGGAGCCGCGTTCATCGCAGCCGTCGAATGCGGTCGCCGCATACGCCAGGACCAACCCATTCATGTTCGGCCTGCTGGGCGCCCTCGGAGTCCTCGTGGCGCTGGGGATCGGCAGCGTCGTCGGGCAGCTCGCGACCGTGCTCGTCTACATCGGCGTCGCCGTGTTCCTCGCACTCGGGCTCGATCCGATCGTCACCTTCATCGAGAAGAAGCTCCCCCGCCCCGCGGCCGTCACCATCGTGGTCGCCGCGGTCATCCTGGCGTTCGCCGGCGTCATCCTCGCGATCGTCCCGCTGCTCGTCGAGCAGATCAGCAACCTGATCAAAGACGGACCGCAGATGATCAAGGACTTCATGGCCAGCGACTGGTTCAAGGACGTCAGCGGTCAGTTCGGCTCGACGATCGACGACGCCGTGCAAGGCATCCTCGGCTTCGTGCAGGACCCCAACAACTTCCTCGACATCGGGGGTGGTGTGTTCGCCGTGGGCGCGGGTATCGCCGGCGGCTTCACCGGGATCACGATCGTCCTGATCCTGACGCTGTACTTCATGGCGTCCCTGCGCAGCATGAAGCACGTGGCCGCCCGCTTCGTGCCCGCCTACCAGCGCGACACCTTCAGCGGCCTCCTCGAAGACGTCTCCGGCGCCGTGGGCCGCTACGTCATCGGCCAGGTGAGCCTCGCACTCATCAACGGCATCCTGAGCCTCATCTTCCTCAGCATCATCGGCGCCCCGGTTCCGGCCCTGCTCGCCCTGATCGCCTTCATCGGCTCGATGATCCCGCTGGTCGGCACGCTGACCGCGTCGATCATCAACTCGCTGATCTGCCTGTTCGTCTCTCCGCTGACCGCGCTGATCGCGATCATCTACTACCTCATCTACATGCAGATCGAGGCATACGTGCTGTCGCCGCGCATCATGAGCAAGGCCGTCGCCGTGCCGGGTGCGCTCGTCGTGATCGCCGCGGTGGCCGGCGCCGCGCTGGGCGGCATCCTGGGCGCCCTGGTCGCGATCCCCGTGGCCGCGAGCATCATCATCATCATCCAGAAGGTGACGTTCCCCGCGCAGGACCGCAAGATCGTCCCCCCGCCCGTCACCCGCTGA
- a CDS encoding RDD family protein, protein MTDAVNTYPGERLGLPESGSGSIARPGRRIGALLIDYTAATIIATGFLGFNQFALPTEAGLSQFAPMLVFAVLQIVFIPTAGGSPGHRILGMRLARMDGSWVGLWRPIVRTLLLVVVVPAVIWDADQRGLHDKAVGTVLIRT, encoded by the coding sequence GTGACGGATGCTGTGAACACATACCCCGGTGAACGACTCGGACTCCCCGAATCCGGCTCCGGGAGCATCGCCCGTCCCGGACGCCGCATCGGAGCGCTCCTGATCGACTACACCGCGGCGACGATCATCGCGACCGGATTCCTCGGATTCAACCAGTTCGCACTGCCGACGGAAGCCGGCCTGAGCCAGTTCGCTCCGATGCTGGTGTTCGCCGTGTTGCAGATCGTCTTCATCCCGACCGCCGGCGGCAGCCCGGGACACCGTATCCTCGGCATGCGTCTTGCTCGCATGGACGGGAGCTGGGTCGGTCTGTGGCGTCCGATCGTCCGCACGCTTCTGCTCGTGGTCGTCGTGCCTGCGGTGATCTGGGATGCCGATCAGCGCGGTCTCCACGACAAGGCCGTCGGCACGGTTCTGATCCGCACCTGA
- a CDS encoding bifunctional [glutamine synthetase] adenylyltransferase/[glutamine synthetase]-adenylyl-L-tyrosine phosphorylase → MARPDDSVSLSALARLGFSELSEAAASLAELAAILDQPRSVLLEAADAADPDAAVRGLLRVARRDEEPLRRLLVDEETRRRVWRVFGASEGFAEFFLRHPDQLSVLEGPIVGLPSSAELQERLLAAVGAEDGFAQSGDDDAVVAIRIAYRRHLAAIAAYDLSHPHPESIVGPVSAALADIAGAALEASLAVARARLQASMGRAEVAATRLAVIGMGKAGARELNYVSDVDVIFVGGSSDEEILSEARAIDIATRLARETMRNLDAIEVEPPLWEVDAALRPEGKQGALVRSLASHLAYYDRWAKSWEFQALLKARPIAGDAELGGEYIAAVQPKIWSSAARQDFVESVQRMRERVMEHIDPEDAPYQLKLGAGGLRDIEFTVQLLQLVHGLTDESLRTRGTLESLDALVEGGYIGRVDAAAFADDYRLLRLMEHRLQLRELSRTHLMPRTPAGLRILARGTGLAESGEGVWARWESVRREVREIHTRLFYRPLLSAVAGLPEEERTLSAAQAHDRLAAIGFRDPAGALRHIGALTSGLSRKATIQRHLMPIMVRWFADGSDPDYALLAFRRISERLGDTPWFLRMLRDSSGAAESLTRLLSSSRYVGELLEWIPESVAWLDSTGRLRPRGAAALDEEARAIQTRHESIGDALRAVRALRRRELLRTAMGAVLDVLTIEEVATALTEITEATIQAALRAVIREVVPLEDEALDFAVIAMGRFGGAELGFGSDADILYVYDANGVDPQRAQKLATQIVAGLREHLTDHRLPLDLDADLRPEGRNGPVVRSIEAYTEYYRRWSLSWEAQALLRARGVAGSAKLITRFTALADTIRYPESVDLQGTREIKRIKARVEGERLPQGADPRRHLKLGPGSLSDVEWLVQLLQLQHAHAVPGLRTTSTLGALEAAVAADLVSEEDALRLREAWLLSSRLRSAITLLTGQTSDVLPADRRQLDAIGRLLGYPDRSATELEEDYLGVTRRARKTFEQLFYG, encoded by the coding sequence ATGGCGCGTCCTGACGATTCGGTCTCCCTCTCCGCGCTGGCGAGGCTCGGCTTCTCCGAGTTGAGTGAAGCCGCGGCCTCTCTCGCTGAGCTGGCGGCCATTCTGGATCAGCCGCGCTCGGTCCTGCTCGAGGCGGCCGACGCCGCCGACCCCGATGCAGCGGTGCGCGGACTCCTGCGGGTGGCGCGCCGCGACGAGGAGCCGTTGCGGCGGCTGCTGGTCGACGAGGAGACCCGTCGGCGGGTATGGCGGGTGTTCGGCGCGTCGGAAGGGTTCGCCGAGTTCTTCCTCCGCCACCCGGATCAGCTCTCGGTCCTGGAAGGGCCGATCGTCGGGCTGCCCTCGTCGGCGGAGCTGCAGGAGCGCCTGCTGGCTGCGGTGGGCGCGGAAGACGGCTTCGCGCAGTCGGGCGACGATGATGCGGTCGTCGCGATCAGAATCGCGTATCGTCGGCATCTCGCCGCTATCGCCGCCTATGACCTCTCGCATCCGCACCCGGAGTCGATCGTCGGACCGGTGTCTGCGGCGCTGGCGGACATCGCGGGTGCCGCCCTCGAAGCGTCGCTCGCCGTCGCCAGGGCCAGACTGCAGGCATCGATGGGCCGTGCGGAAGTGGCCGCGACGCGTCTCGCCGTCATCGGGATGGGCAAGGCCGGGGCTCGCGAGCTGAACTACGTCAGCGACGTCGATGTGATCTTCGTCGGCGGGAGTAGCGACGAGGAGATCCTCTCGGAGGCGCGGGCGATCGATATCGCCACGCGACTCGCGCGCGAGACCATGCGCAACCTCGACGCCATCGAGGTGGAGCCGCCGCTGTGGGAGGTGGACGCCGCTCTCCGCCCCGAAGGCAAGCAGGGTGCACTGGTCCGCTCGCTCGCGTCGCACCTCGCGTACTACGACCGCTGGGCGAAGAGCTGGGAGTTCCAGGCGCTGCTCAAGGCCCGTCCGATCGCGGGAGACGCCGAGCTCGGGGGCGAGTACATCGCCGCGGTGCAGCCGAAGATCTGGTCGAGCGCGGCGCGACAGGACTTCGTGGAGAGCGTGCAGCGCATGCGGGAGCGCGTGATGGAGCACATCGATCCCGAGGATGCGCCGTATCAGCTGAAGCTCGGAGCCGGCGGTCTGCGAGACATCGAGTTCACGGTGCAGCTGCTGCAACTGGTCCACGGTCTCACCGACGAATCGCTGCGCACGCGTGGAACCCTCGAGAGTCTCGACGCACTCGTCGAGGGCGGCTACATCGGGCGCGTCGATGCAGCCGCGTTCGCCGACGACTATCGTCTGCTGCGGCTCATGGAGCACCGCCTCCAGCTCAGGGAGCTCAGCCGCACGCATCTGATGCCGCGCACTCCTGCCGGTCTTCGGATCCTGGCGCGAGGCACCGGACTGGCCGAGAGCGGCGAGGGCGTGTGGGCGCGCTGGGAGAGCGTGCGGCGCGAGGTGCGCGAGATCCACACCCGCCTGTTCTACCGGCCGCTGCTCAGCGCCGTCGCCGGGCTGCCGGAGGAGGAGCGCACGCTCTCCGCAGCCCAGGCGCACGACCGCCTGGCGGCGATCGGGTTCCGTGACCCGGCGGGAGCTCTCCGGCACATCGGCGCCCTCACGAGCGGACTGAGCCGTAAGGCGACGATCCAACGCCACCTGATGCCCATCATGGTGCGGTGGTTCGCGGACGGCAGCGACCCCGACTATGCGCTCCTCGCATTCCGGCGCATCAGCGAGCGACTCGGGGACACTCCCTGGTTCCTGCGGATGCTGCGGGACTCCTCAGGGGCCGCCGAGAGTCTCACCCGCCTGTTGTCATCCTCACGCTACGTCGGGGAGCTCCTGGAGTGGATCCCCGAATCCGTGGCATGGTTGGACAGCACGGGGCGTCTGCGCCCTCGGGGCGCGGCAGCGCTCGACGAGGAGGCTCGTGCGATACAGACGCGTCATGAGTCCATCGGCGATGCGCTGCGCGCCGTCAGGGCGCTGCGACGGCGTGAGCTCCTGCGCACCGCTATGGGAGCAGTCCTCGACGTCCTCACCATCGAAGAGGTGGCCACCGCACTCACCGAGATCACCGAGGCCACGATTCAAGCCGCCCTGCGCGCGGTGATCCGCGAGGTGGTCCCGCTCGAAGACGAGGCGTTGGACTTCGCCGTCATCGCGATGGGACGGTTCGGTGGCGCCGAGCTCGGCTTCGGGTCCGACGCCGACATCCTCTACGTGTACGACGCGAACGGCGTCGATCCGCAGCGGGCTCAGAAGCTGGCGACGCAGATCGTGGCGGGCCTGCGGGAGCATCTGACCGATCACCGCCTTCCGCTCGACCTCGATGCTGACCTCCGACCGGAGGGACGCAACGGGCCCGTCGTCCGCTCCATCGAGGCGTACACGGAGTACTACCGACGCTGGTCGCTGTCCTGGGAGGCGCAGGCCCTGCTCCGCGCCCGCGGCGTGGCCGGGAGTGCGAAGCTGATCACGCGGTTCACCGCCCTGGCCGACACGATCCGCTATCCGGAGTCCGTCGATCTGCAGGGCACACGTGAGATCAAGCGGATCAAGGCCAGGGTCGAGGGGGAGCGGCTGCCGCAGGGCGCCGATCCGCGGCGTCACCTGAAACTCGGTCCCGGCTCGCTCAGCGACGTGGAGTGGCTGGTGCAGCTGCTGCAGCTGCAGCATGCGCACGCGGTTCCCGGGTTGCGCACGACGTCGACGCTCGGTGCCCTCGAGGCTGCCGTCGCGGCTGATCTCGTCTCCGAGGAAGACGCGCTGCGCCTTCGTGAAGCCTGGCTCCTGTCCAGCCGTCTCCGCTCTGCGATCACCCTGCTCACGGGGCAGACGAGTGACGTGCTGCCGGCGGATCGTCGGCAGCTCGACGCGATCGGCAGGCTCCTGGGCTACCCCGATCGATCGGCGACCGAGCTCGAAGAGGACTACCTCGGGGTCACCCGACGCGCACGGAAGACCTTCGAGCAGCTCTTCTACGGCTGA
- a CDS encoding LuxR C-terminal-related transcriptional regulator codes for MIDAVREAPSPSDPALARAALRRNWLRLILESRTRDLEQLCLAHPEPHDPHVLLIRACCRDLLGDSHGATFLRGQGMRIADDDFVVCFTELLLAADTLTKATVADRAREALTECGPDDDYPSALFLLGWTEVRLRRDLSGAIGLLRSASDEARLRGRPETYRLAQSNLAFALTHAGLFTDAEQTLDALPVSSSPSDWDIFEGGLPQANRGTIAYWRGDYDEAIAHLEQAVDDGAPGNNFEALARLYLVMSIIALRREDRYFAAAGLLHGVSKDDKHGIPWDTLRRVISALLAHAEGHDDRARTIAAPALARPGAAVAHAVLAELYRVLEEPASAAQALRLATSGALPRYARASTLVTAAALRSTAGHGADAHEQLDRALESAAPERILTPFLSDDPLIGDLLIAHAHRGSRHDEFLGTILERRGELARRRTGVLTPRESEVLAYLRTTMTAEEISTRLGVAYPTVKTHIRSIYRKLGVTSRRGAVLTADAR; via the coding sequence GTGATCGATGCCGTCCGCGAGGCCCCTTCTCCCAGCGATCCGGCACTCGCCCGCGCGGCGCTGCGCCGGAACTGGCTCCGTCTCATCCTCGAATCCCGCACCCGAGATCTCGAGCAGCTCTGCCTCGCCCACCCCGAGCCGCACGACCCGCACGTCCTCCTCATCCGTGCCTGCTGCCGCGACCTCCTCGGCGATTCCCACGGTGCCACGTTCCTTCGCGGCCAAGGAATGCGCATCGCTGACGATGACTTCGTGGTCTGCTTCACCGAGCTCCTCCTCGCTGCCGACACCCTGACGAAGGCCACGGTCGCCGATCGCGCTCGAGAAGCTCTGACCGAGTGCGGGCCCGACGACGACTATCCCTCGGCGCTCTTCCTCCTCGGCTGGACGGAAGTGCGCCTCCGTCGCGACCTCTCCGGTGCCATCGGCCTCCTGCGCTCAGCCTCAGACGAAGCCCGCTTGCGCGGGCGGCCGGAGACCTATCGCCTCGCCCAGTCCAATCTCGCCTTCGCCTTGACCCACGCCGGTCTCTTCACCGATGCCGAGCAGACGCTCGATGCGCTTCCCGTCTCGTCCTCGCCGTCGGACTGGGACATCTTCGAGGGCGGGCTCCCCCAGGCGAACCGCGGCACCATCGCATACTGGCGAGGCGACTACGACGAAGCGATCGCCCACCTCGAACAAGCAGTGGACGACGGCGCTCCCGGCAACAACTTCGAAGCCCTCGCCCGGCTGTACCTGGTCATGAGCATCATCGCGCTCAGGCGCGAAGACCGATACTTCGCCGCGGCCGGCCTGCTCCACGGGGTGAGCAAGGACGATAAGCACGGCATCCCCTGGGACACGCTGCGCCGCGTGATCTCCGCACTGCTCGCGCACGCCGAGGGACACGACGACCGCGCTCGAACCATCGCGGCGCCGGCACTCGCCCGCCCCGGTGCCGCCGTCGCCCACGCGGTGCTCGCGGAGCTCTATCGTGTCCTCGAAGAACCCGCGTCGGCTGCGCAGGCGCTGCGGCTGGCGACATCGGGCGCGCTGCCACGCTACGCGCGGGCGAGCACGCTCGTCACTGCAGCGGCCCTGCGCTCCACCGCAGGGCATGGAGCGGACGCGCACGAACAGCTCGACAGAGCCCTCGAATCCGCAGCCCCCGAGCGGATCCTCACTCCATTCCTCTCGGATGATCCGCTCATCGGCGATCTCCTGATCGCCCATGCCCACCGCGGATCCCGCCACGATGAGTTCCTCGGAACGATTCTCGAACGACGGGGAGAGCTGGCCCGACGACGGACGGGCGTCCTCACCCCGCGCGAGAGCGAAGTCCTCGCATACCTGCGCACGACGATGACCGCCGAAGAGATCTCCACGCGTCTGGGGGTCGCCTATCCCACCGTCAAGACCCACATCCGCTCCATCTATCGCAAGCTCGGCGTGACCTCGCGACGGGGGGCCGTCCTCACCGCCGACGCGAGGTGA
- the glnA gene encoding type I glutamate--ammonia ligase: protein MFKDSSEVLSYIKENDVKFLDIRFTDLPGVQQHFNIPASTVDEAFFTDGQLFDGSSIRGFASIHESDMQLIPDVTTAYVDPFREASTLVMLFDIYNPRTGEIYSKDPRQVAKKAEKYLTSTGIADTAFFAPEAEFYIFDDVRYNVTSNSSFYSVDSEEGAWNTGREEEGGNLGNKTPYKGGYFPVSPVDKTADLRDDITLKLIDAGFILERSHHEVGTGGQQEINYRFDTMVHAADDILKFKYIVKNTAEEWGKVATFMPKPLYGDNGSGMHTHQSLWSDGKPLFYDEAGYGQLSDIARWYIGGILAHAPALLAFTNPTLNSYHRLVKGFEAPVNLVYSAGNRSAAIRIPITGSNPKAKRIEFRAPDASGNPYLAFAAQLMAGLDGIKNRIEPHEPVDKDLYELPPEEAKDIPQVPNSLLDSLDALAADHQFLLEGGVFTKELIETWISYKYENEILPMAQRPHPFEYELYFGV from the coding sequence ATGTTCAAAGATTCGTCCGAGGTACTGAGCTACATCAAGGAGAACGACGTCAAGTTCCTTGACATCCGCTTCACCGATCTCCCGGGTGTTCAGCAGCACTTCAACATTCCTGCATCGACGGTCGACGAGGCTTTCTTCACCGACGGCCAGCTGTTCGACGGCTCGTCGATCCGCGGCTTCGCGAGCATCCACGAGTCCGACATGCAGCTCATCCCCGACGTCACGACGGCGTACGTCGACCCGTTCCGCGAGGCGAGCACGCTCGTCATGCTGTTCGACATCTACAACCCGCGCACCGGCGAGATCTACTCGAAGGACCCGCGTCAGGTCGCCAAGAAGGCCGAGAAGTACCTGACCTCGACCGGCATCGCCGACACCGCCTTCTTCGCCCCCGAGGCCGAGTTCTACATCTTCGACGACGTCCGCTACAACGTCACGTCCAACTCCAGCTTCTACAGCGTCGACTCGGAAGAGGGCGCCTGGAACACCGGTCGCGAAGAAGAGGGCGGAAACCTCGGCAACAAGACCCCGTACAAGGGTGGGTACTTCCCGGTCAGCCCGGTCGACAAGACAGCCGACCTGCGTGATGACATCACCCTCAAGCTGATCGACGCCGGGTTCATCCTCGAGCGCTCGCACCACGAGGTCGGCACCGGCGGCCAGCAGGAGATCAACTACCGCTTCGACACGATGGTGCACGCGGCGGACGACATCCTCAAGTTCAAGTACATCGTCAAGAACACCGCCGAGGAGTGGGGCAAGGTCGCGACCTTCATGCCCAAGCCCCTCTACGGTGACAACGGCTCGGGCATGCACACCCACCAGTCGCTGTGGAGCGACGGCAAGCCGCTGTTCTACGACGAGGCCGGCTACGGTCAGCTCAGCGACATCGCGCGCTGGTACATCGGTGGCATCCTGGCGCACGCGCCGGCCCTGCTCGCCTTCACCAACCCGACCCTGAACAGCTACCACCGCCTGGTCAAGGGCTTCGAGGCTCCGGTGAACCTGGTCTACTCGGCCGGAAACCGCTCCGCCGCGATCCGCATCCCGATCACGGGCTCGAACCCCAAGGCAAAGCGCATCGAGTTCCGTGCCCCCGACGCCTCCGGCAACCCGTACCTCGCCTTCGCCGCGCAGCTGATGGCAGGACTCGACGGCATCAAGAACCGCATCGAGCCGCACGAGCCGGTCGACAAGGACCTCTACGAGCTTCCGCCCGAGGAGGCCAAGGACATCCCGCAGGTTCCGAACTCCCTGCTCGACTCGCTCGACGCGCTGGCGGCCGACCACCAGTTCCTCCTCGAGGGCGGCGTGTTCACCAAGGAGCTCATCGAGACCTGGATCTCCTACAAGTACGAGAACGAGATCCTGCCGATGGCGCAGCGTCCGCACCCGTTCGAGTACGAGCTGTACTTCGGCGTCTGA
- a CDS encoding diacylglycerol kinase family protein has product MTHARIGIVWNPSKVEQEVLQTAVSGVFDAQYDIRWWETTPEDPGRGMAREAREDGRDIVIAVGGDGTVRAVAESLAGSDTALGIVPQGTGNLLARNLDVPLNNVKAALERVRDAEPRRIDLGWVSYDGTEHAFAVMVGFGVDAQMLVETDDDLKSKAGWLAYVEAMGRALAGTEMTDITLAIDGEKAVAVRGHTMLIGNCGMVQGGIRLLPDAVLDDGKLDVLMISADGALQWLDTLRSFVWDNGIRRLFGATDEAVSTESARHLPVESISVELKTPLVFEIDGEEMGEVTAFDVRVEPGALLVR; this is encoded by the coding sequence ATGACCCACGCACGTATCGGCATCGTCTGGAACCCTTCGAAGGTCGAGCAGGAGGTCCTGCAGACCGCCGTGAGCGGCGTGTTCGACGCTCAGTACGATATCCGCTGGTGGGAGACGACTCCGGAGGACCCGGGCCGGGGCATGGCTCGCGAGGCCCGCGAAGACGGCCGCGACATCGTGATCGCCGTCGGCGGCGATGGCACTGTACGCGCCGTCGCGGAGTCCCTGGCGGGGTCTGACACAGCACTGGGGATCGTGCCGCAGGGGACCGGCAACCTGCTTGCGCGCAACCTCGACGTTCCGCTGAACAACGTGAAGGCGGCGTTGGAGCGCGTGCGCGACGCCGAGCCCCGTCGGATCGACCTCGGCTGGGTCTCGTACGACGGCACCGAGCACGCCTTCGCCGTGATGGTCGGCTTCGGCGTCGATGCGCAGATGCTGGTGGAGACCGACGACGACCTCAAGTCCAAGGCCGGCTGGCTGGCCTACGTGGAGGCGATGGGCCGCGCACTCGCCGGCACCGAGATGACCGACATCACTTTGGCGATCGACGGGGAGAAGGCCGTGGCCGTGCGGGGACACACCATGCTCATCGGCAACTGCGGGATGGTGCAGGGCGGCATCCGGCTGCTTCCCGATGCGGTGCTCGACGACGGCAAGCTCGACGTGCTCATGATCAGCGCGGACGGTGCGCTGCAGTGGCTCGACACGCTCCGTTCCTTCGTCTGGGACAACGGCATCCGCCGTCTCTTCGGTGCCACCGACGAGGCCGTGAGCACCGAGTCCGCCCGCCACCTTCCGGTAGAGAGCATCTCGGTCGAGCTGAAGACGCCCCTCGTGTTCGAGATCGACGGGGAGGAGATGGGCGAGGTCACCGCGTTCGACGTGCGCGTCGAGCCGGGCGCCCTCCTGGTCCGCTGA